A window of Nicotiana tabacum cultivar K326 chromosome 24, ASM71507v2, whole genome shotgun sequence contains these coding sequences:
- the LOC107797055 gene encoding uncharacterized protein LOC107797055: MTAETKREFDIFSSAAEPLSQSRVSEPGDPNRDRPDECKPELTGSVSGVRFEKAQVRTSDSNGIVVYRRNKRQKTADSTNGNSSGKVVNMDEAEGNSGIHALDSDVMEVEVKEESRIRRFTRSALELKKMGKIPNGKSEGEVEERSCGVNTSGKKLEMKMSKKISITGRPTTVRELFETGLLEGYPVFYNGGKKGIPLRGTIKDTGILCSCDLCNGTRVVPPSKFEIHACNSYRRASEYICLENGKSLLDVVKECKKGSLKTLEETIQSVIGPVPVKKNLICRNCKGSFVATLAGKDEPLCDSCIISLRSEATPTQSINTENGSCEPVLSLNSSGTSNVSPISLKSTRGRKKRKAMVMHLSRVSPSVHTLSRKKRKTPNKLTQPVVATKSAGTATVCSSFGNNMQDNISKKLSKSIAVSKYSKIVLPGVSVHSRTQWKMTKRDQKMHKLVFDEGGLPDGTEVAYYSRGKKLLVGYKKGCGIFCSCCNTEVSPSQFEAHAGWASRKKPYGYIYTSNGVSLHEFAISLLKGRKSSVKDSDDLCIICADGGKLVLCDGCPRAFHKVCASLPAIPRGKWYCKYCESMLQREKFAERSANALAAGRVSGIDPIEQITKRCIRIVKNAEEAEFIACVLCRGYDFSKSGFGPRTVILCDQCEKEYHVGCLKRSKIADLKELPKGKWFCSKNCNKIYSALQSLLTSGEERLPDSCLDAIRVKEKENRLAAVGELDVRWRLLSGRISSRETRRLLAEAVSIFHDCFDPIVDSVTGRDFIPSMVYGRNIRGQDFGGMYCAILTVNSTVVSAGILRIFGQDRAELPLVATRVGSQGKGYFQLLFSCIEKLLSFLGVRSFVLPAAVEAMSIWTEKFGFQELTPDQLVSYRRTCWQMISFKGTSMLEKSVSRCRIIQQREAENDVPDE, encoded by the exons ATGACGGCAGAAACAAAGCGTGAATTTGACATTTTTTCATCGGCGGCCGAACCGCTGTCTCAATCTCGGGTCTCGGAACCCGGTGATCCGAACCGCGATAGGCCGGATGAATGCAAACCGGAATTGACCGGTTCGGTTTCCGGCGTTCGGTTCGAGAAAGCTCAGGTTAGGACTAGTGATAGTAATGGTATTGTTGTGTACAGGAGGAACAAGAGGCAGAAGACGGCAGATTCAACAAACGGCAATTCAAGTGGCAAAGTCGTAAATATGGATGAAGCCGAGGGTAATTCAGGAATTCATGCGTTAGACAGTGACGTCATGGAAGTTGAAGTCAAGGAAGAGTCAAGGATTAGGCGGTTCACACGGTCAGCTTTGGAACTGAAGAAGATGGGGAAAATTCCAAATGGAAAATCTGAAGGTGAAGTTGAGGAGAGAAGTTGTGGTGTAAACACGTCCGGGAAGAAACTAGAAATGAAAATGTCGAAGAAGATTTCGATAACGGGAAGGCCTACAACGGTTAGGGAGCTATTCGAGACTGGTTTGCTGGAAGGATATCCTGTTTTTTACAATGGTGGGAAGAAG GGAATTCCACTCCGAGGAACAATTAAAGATACCGGAATTCTTTGTTCCTGTGATCTGTGCAATGGAACTAGA GTTGTCCCTCCTAGCAAATTTGAGATCCATGCATGTAATTCATACAGACGTGCATCAGAGTATATTTGTCTGGAAAATGGCAAGAGCCTACTCGACGTGGTCAAAGAGTGTAAGAAAGGTTCCTTGAAGACATTAGAAGAAACAATTCAGAGTGTCATTGGTCCAGTTCCtgtgaagaaaaatctcatttgTCGGAATTGCAAGG GGTCTTTTGTTGCAACACTAGCTGGAAAAGATGAACCACTTTGTGATTCATGCATAATTTCTCTAAGATCAGAAGCCACTCCAACACAGTCGATAAACACTGAAAATgg GTCGTGTGAGCCGGTTCTGAGCTTAAACTCCTCCGGAACTTCAAATGTGTCACCTATTTCGCTAAAAAGTACTAgaggaagaaaaaagagaaa GGCCATGGTGATGCATTTAAGTAGAGTCTCTCCTTCAGTGCATACTCTCTCCAGAAAGAAGAGGAAGACACCAAATAA GTTAACGCAGCCAGTTGTGGCTACGAAGTCGGCTGGAACTGCTACTGTATGCAGTTCATTCGGAAACAACATGCAGGACAATATCTCAAAAAA ATTGTCAAAATCAATTGCAGTTTCGAAGTACTCAAAAATTGTTTTGCCTGGTGTCTCAGTACACTCTAGGACCCAAtggaaaatgacaaaaag GGATCAAAAGATGCATAAATTGGTTTTTGATGAAGGTGGACTGCCTGATGGGACTGAAGTAGCTTATTATTCTCGTGGAAAG AAATTACTTGTTGGTTATAAGAAGGGATGTGGTATATTCTGCTCTTGCTGCAATACTGAG GTTAGTCCATCTCAGTTTGAAGCTCATGCAGGTTGGGCATCACGCAAGAAACC TTATGGGTACATTTACACGTCTAATGGAGTATCTCTACATGAATTTGCTATATCTCTATTAAAAGGCCGCAAGTCTTCAGTTAAAGACAGTGATGACTTGTGCATCATATGCGCAGATGGTGGAAAACTTGTGCTTTGTGATGGATGTCCTAGGGCTTTCCATAAAG TGTGTGCATCATTACCGGCTATCCCTCGGGGTAAATGGTACTGCAAGTATTGTGAAAGCATGTTACAGAGGGAGAAGTTTGCGGAGCGCAGTGCGAATGCCTTAGCAGCCGGTAGGGTCTCTGGCATTGATCCCATAGAGCAAATAACAAAACGTTGCATTCGCATTGTCAAGAATGCAGAAGAGGCAGAATTTATTGCATGTGTTTTATGCAG AGGTTATGACTTTAGCAAGTCTGGTTTTGGTCCACGGACTGTCATCCTATGTGACCAG TGTGAGAAAGAATATCATGTTGGCTGCTTAAAGAGAAGCAAGATAGCAGATTTGAAG gaattgcctaaaggaaaatgGTTCTGTAGTAAGAATTGCAACAAGATCTATTCTGCACTGCAAAGTTTGCTAACCTCAGGAGAAGAGAGGTTGCCAGATTCTTGTTTGGATGCAATAAGGgtgaaggaaaaagaaaaccGTTTGGCTGCTGTTGGTGAACTTGATGTTAGATGGAGACTTTTAAGTGGCAGAATTTCCTCTCGTGAAACCAGAAGGCTACTGGCAGAAGCTGTTTCTATCTTCCAT GATTGTTTCGATCCTATTGTTGATTCAGTAACTGGACGTGACTTCATTCCATCTATGGTCTATGG AAGGAACATTAGGGGCCAAGACTTTGGAGGCATGTATTGCGCTATATTGACTGTAAA CTCAACTGTAGTATCAGCAGGGATCCTCCGGATTTTTGGCCAGGATAGGGCAGAACTCCCTCTTGTGGCAACCCGTGTTGGTAGCCAAGGCAAG GGATACTTTCAGTTGCTGTTCTCCTGCATAGAAAAATTGCTTTCATTTTTGGGTGTGAGAAGCTTTGTACTCCCAGCTGCTGTTGAAGCTATGTCAATATGGACTGAGAAATTTGGATTCCAGGAGTTAACCCCAGATCAG CTTGTCAGCTACCGAAGAACCTGTTGGCAAATGATTAGCTTTAAAGGCACATCTATGCTGGAAAAGTCGGTCTCTAGATGTAGAATCATTCAGCAGCGGGAAGCTGAAAATGATGTTCCAGATGAATAG